A stretch of DNA from Diospyros lotus cultivar Yz01 chromosome 14, ASM1463336v1, whole genome shotgun sequence:
aaaacccatttttttctcGCTTAAAAAACATAAGTGTGGCGATGGTAGTGGACCTACAATTGTTCCTTCGGAATTGAATAAGTATTTTAGTGAAGTGTGTGAGCCTCCAGCTAAAGAATTCAACATTTTAAAATGGTGGAAAACAAATTGTCAtagatttcttattttattttcgatGGCTCGAGATGTATTGGCAATTCTAGTTTCTACTGTTGCGTCTGAGTCTACATTCAGCACTGGGGGTTgagtacttgatccatttaggagCTCTCTATCTCTTAAAGTGGTTAAAATGTTGATTTGTACGCAAGATTAGCTTCGATCATCTACCACTCCAataagtgttgaagaagatttggaacatgttgaacaacttgaagaaggtaaactcaattttactcttttttaaatttactcaaGAGTTAGTTTAATACATGTTActttgatattaattaatttattttgcataTTGATTTTAGAATTGTCAAAGGTTATCATAAACAGTAGCAGCTCAACGTCCAATATGGAAATTTAGATTCTTGATTTTGAAGATCTCGtgcatttgtaagtatatatgttttctactttctagttgtatatattttatattctgtAAATCAGTAAATGTCCACTTAGCTAATAACATTGCTCTTCAACCATTTTCAgatgtgaaattattttaaattaatttgaatgagCAGTTTGTGAAATCGTTAATCGTCTCACCTTCCAAGATATGCCTCACTGAACAATTGTAGAAACAGGAAACAATATATGtcaatgtatgtattttgttggATATGTTTAGTTGGCTTTGATATGTCAatgaatgtatgtattttgtgttttttatgtTTAGTTGGCTTTGATATATTGTCAAACTCTAAAGATGGCAGCAACAAAAACTTTTTTGTATGTGAactgaaataaaatattttgttgttgattTGCATGATTTGTATCTtgttttgattcattttttgtcatttaatcTTAGAGGCAGTAGTATTTGGAATAGAGGCTTCAATTTACCCTTTGCTATGGAAAGAGACTGTTTGTACAAGTCGAACTCCATTTTGGTTATAACATAGAGCAGCCTTTTCGTCATTACAACATAGAGCAATCTTATGGATGTTGTTGTTTGCATTTTATATTAGAAGATAAATTACTTGTAGATTTAGGTATTGATTTCAATAGAACCTTTGGctcttttcatttatttgtttgtgttttcGGTTTAATGAGAGTTTGCAACTGTCTTCTATTTGGATGGTTAATTAACATCCAAGATGAACCTTTAGTCCACACTATTGAATTTGCATTAGAAATATGTGATGTGCTTAGCACAAACTTCATTTCTCTGTGTGAAAAACAAGATACAATTCTATTAAAATGTAACTAGGTTAGTTTCATTattataaatcatttggttttttcTTCCCCCACACAGCTACAGTCAAAGGGTATTTGTTGATTCTATTAAAATGCCTTTGATGTTTGGCACAATCGTCCAGAAAAGACAAGGAGGGAGTAGTGACTGACTAGCGATTGTTGATTGTTCACGAACTATTtagaaattagaaatgaaatgagaaatTCCTTTACACGGCTGTTGAGAAGTGAGAAATTGAATTTAGATTTGGAAACCTAattgttgttttcaaaaattatctcaatttttttgtattttttttaaaaaacatccTAAGTTGTGTTCATAAATGTTCGACTCACTTATTTGGAGTATTAGACATGCAtgttcataaatatttttttagaattgttttaataaaattacgTGTAAAACATGCTTCATGCTTAGAGCTGTGCTGCCACGTTTGTGGCTGAGACAGCATAGACACCTTCTTCCCTTATCCGATGTGTTCGTGTTACCTTGTGTATGAATATCATTGGCATTATATAAGATATTGATGCCTCATTGGCATTAGATGTTGAAGAGCAAGGATcctataaaattgaaaataattgcaCACCACTGAGGACCATATTACAAATACTTGAGATTGATTTAAGAATCTCAAATATTATGTTTGGCAGTTCTTGGTGAGAAACGAAGGAattgtttattaaaaaaattaaaatttattattatattttaaatttgtaatttgaaCTAAGGTTGTTTAGTTGTTGAAAATTGTTTtagtttcttaaaaaaaaaaaaattactttataaaaatgaaaaactagaAATTTGTGCAAATGCaacaaattttcaaagagaaaattgagaTTTAGAAAATGTGATTTTGCAAAATTGAACTTAATCTAGAAAACTACTGAAATGAGATTTTTAGAACCTAAGGGACCAAGTGTTGTAATTTATATAGGCTTTAAGggaatttaatgaattttagacttaaaaaaaacagggaaggaaaggaaaggaaaagcaATGAGAgggagtttttattttttctttttcccttgaTTAGATTTTAAcgaggaaaaagaaaggaattatCTTCTCTGATTTGGtagttaaaagaaaatgaaagagaaatggagagctataacatatttttattaacttcCAATTTCCCAATCCAAACATAGTTAGCTCTCGGAGAATGGGTGTACTTGAGAGAGATGATGCGCAAGAGTCTAAAGAGTTAGAAACTATTTCTTATTAATTGTGAGAACTAGGGGTTGGGGGTTAAGCCCTCCAAATACTCAAAAATTGACCTCATGGTCCAATACTCATTTCATCTCCGATCTAGCTTCAAACCCATCTCCTCTTTATTCACAAATTTTCGTATACTGGAAGACTATATCTAGGCCTTTAAAGGATGGCAACAAAAACTTAAAATCCTCTTTCACACAAGGGAGGAGGCCATGGTTCTTTTGCTTTACAACAAATGAAGGCAATGCCAATCTTACCATGTTAGCCATCACTAAAACCTAAAACCAATCAATGGGGTTAGGGTAACCTTTTTCTCTAATCCGATTCACATACAGGCCATCTTACTTGATCCTTTTGTTGAGTTGAGCAGGAACCAGAATAATGCACCCTTTCCTACCTTTTTGGAGCACTATTACCTCGAGGCAGCTTCTGCAGTGCTGCTGCTTTGCGAGGACTCCACGCGAACTGGGGATACATCCCTTTCCTTGGTTTCCCCTGATTCCGGTGGCTCTCCTTCCCCGTTCCCTGCTTTGAATTCAAGGGATGCCATCAAATTGCTAAGCTGCATAAGCACGATCACAATTCTTGTAAGGGGCTTCAAGTAGGCATCGTCACAGTGAAAAACAGTGGAAGTTCGAAAGCTAATGTGTTCTGACCAATTACCTGCTCCTCCagttctcgtattttatcatccTTGAGCTTTATAGCCTTCTTCTCCCTGGAATAATACTAATTAGATAGGGTGGAAATGGAAGAATTGAATAAATAGTCACAACTGCCAGTGTGTCAAATAAGGCTAATATGTTGCCCTCAGTCTCCCTACATCAACACACAATACTATGAATCATAGAGCAGATGAAGCCGTTTTCCCTTTCTCCTCTATGATAAAGTCACGGAAGTTAATTTCTTTAGGCTGTGTCTGGAACAAGACAATTCTTTCattggaaaggaaaagaaatatatatatatatatatatatatacatgcatctTTACCTACAcgtcaattttcttttcttctcattccACAGATCCTATGTTCCAATGTGGCACTAAAGAATTCATCAGTTGGCCAAATTCAGTTATAGCCACATGCAAGTGAAATGGTTAGAACAGCCCAAATTCCGACCATTATTAATCGGGAATGTGAAGTTAACTAACATAGCAGGGGGAACTGTATGTGTAATTAAAAAGGATTTCATGTATGTAGTTACATCCTCTGTAAACTTcagaatggaagaaaaatagcTGAAGATAAACCAGAAGAAGCCTACACACCTAGTTTCTATTTATTAATCCATCAGGCATCATCCTGTGAAAACttcaaaaactaaagaaaaatagagCAGGCATGTGGTACCTTGTTTCAATTTCCACCATCTGTACTTTCCATATCTCCTGGTTTTTCAGGAGATTTTCATTGATCTACAtgcaaaacaacaaaagattACAAAAACAACTAGATTATTCACTAACAAGAAGGAATTCCACCCAGGTTTCAGTGTGGATATGGCAGTATTCAACAAAATGCAGGATCAAAGGAAGCACCAATAACAAATTCTAAGCAAGAGGTGGAAAAATTGAGCATAATGATATATGCATATCCATTAACAAATTAAGAAGCGTGATTTATAACAAAATAGTTACCTTTAATTATCCACCAAGTATTTTCAGTTCCAActtataatattcacataagAAGGGCCATGTTACCTGGATCCGAACTTGGACTACATTTAAAATGCTTGATATCCCAATTTTTCATGTATAAGAAAGatctaaaatatcaaaaactgtTTTGACATTGATTTTAGGAACTATAATCTAAAGTTCAAAACATTGGTTCTAGAaacaataataatgaaataTCTTAACCTTAAAATAGGATGGGTACTACCATACTAAAAGTCAAAAAGCATCCCACTAGTATCTGATAGTTATTCAAAATTTCTAATTGCGGACACACTTGAAGGAATTGGAGGAATTGGATACACAACTGTGAGGATCTAAGGGTCACTGGAATTCATATAGATATGATCAATTCTAGAAGCACCAATCTGAGGAGGGAGGTGGGTTAATTCTACTTGTCAGCACTCTCATAACAAGAAATTGCAGAGATTACAACCCATTCAATCTCAGAgaagtcaaaatataaaaataaataatacctCATCAAGAAACTTCTTCTCTTTAACACATTTATCCAACTTGGCTTGCATCTTCTGAAGTTTCTGATTGCCACTCACAGCCTTCTTAACAGCTTCAGATATTTCCCTTTCagtttcttcttcaactcctcTCAGTAAGGACTCAAAATACTGGGGGGAACAGAAATAAGAGGCTGGTAATtcaacaagcaaaaacaaagtTCTCCTAAATATTTAACAATCTCTGCCAATAAAGAAATCATAATAGACTAGGTACCTATAGCTAATATCAAAAGGCCCTGGTCCAACTCCAGGGAAATCTGATGTCTTTTAAGTTGGTAAGCCAAATGACTATGAGGCTCAGGCATAAATTTAAATCTCGTACCACTAGGTTCTGAGAATGGAAGAGTGAACTTACTATCTTTTGGTTCTCAAGTTGGCTTGTCAGAAGGTCATTGTACTCATTAACAATCTGCAGATACAGTTTGGAGCCACATGTATTAGGAGTCATAAAATGGCACTGAAAAAACTGATAATCAAGTAATCACAAAGTATGAAAATTACAGTTTCAACTTTACTGTTCAAGAGAGCCTCATTATATCCAGGATCTGTAGTGCAGCAATTACCACAGCTATCATCAGCATCAGTACAATAGTGGTTCAACTCAACCAACTTCCCATCTGTTTTAGATTGAATCAAACGGTGAACATAATTGTCTCCAGCATAATCCCACACTCTTCGTGTTTCCAATTCAAGGGAGTAGCAGTGCTGTGTATCTTTCCAGTGCCTTATAGCATGTCCTTCTTTATACCTGCAGAATATACAATTCTCATCTTTCCTTCCTGGGAAAATAACTTCACTTGtccaaagaaaaattaattgttaatttttaccTTCCACAACCAACAAAACCACAAATAACACAAATCCAGAGATTCTCTGAAGTTtgacaaacaaaacaaattgaCTTTTCAGGTTGCTGCTGGCAATATCGGCATACCTGGATAACATGTAGAGATGAgtcattttccatggaattcactagtttaagaaattttggaTGATCAATCAAAAAATAATGTCCAGAACAAAACAAAAGGGCTCATCAGGCGATACAATTCAATATGCACACAGAGGCCAAGTCAACTCTCAATTTCTTTTCCACACAATCAGCAGATTTTTGAACAAGTTGGACTCTAAAATGTATAACATCCAAAATATAAAACAGAAGTGCCCATTTTCATGAATCCAACATACTTTATTAGATTGACTAAAACTAAGCCTttcccaccacttggggccagcTAAATGGATCTTCTTCCTTAAGTACCCTCTATAAAGTGCCATAACTTGAGTTAAACCACAGCATATAATATCACAAACCTATTTGCCCTCCCTCTTTCTCTACCATTGCCCTCAATGTGGATAATATCATTTCCATGGTACTTTTAAAGGTTTGAGAGATGCCAAAGCATGGTGGCTTCCTATACTCCAGCAATCTTGATTTACTATAAAAATCTTGACATAAAAACAAAGCTTTCATTAGCTGACCTTAACTTTTGAAGGAGAAGAAACAAACTTCttacaataatttattcataTCTTAAACAAAGCATGATACATAGTTTTGGCTACCAATGTTCAAATtatcttttttcccttttcataATATGGTTAAGCAATTCAACTGGAATTGAGATCCGACAAATGATAACTATTTACATGATATGCAGATAAAGTTAAACATGTTCATTCAATGATGTATAATCTCAGTTCAAAAATTATTCGCTTAGTTTTCAATCGTTAAGGATATGTGGAGAAGCAACTTGGCTTAAATTGTTGGATGAAGTTGATTTTTTGCAAGGAATAATCTTGCATCACATaggcaagagaagaagagaaggatcTTTCATAAAAAGGCTAGAGCTCAGCTAGGAAAGAAGACCCACCACCTTCATGCCACCTTTCAACCCAAGTACATTTTAGTGTCAATGCACTTCGAAGCATGTTGTCACGATTTAGgctagttatattttatttttattttagcaaaATTGTATTAGTTAGTTATTTACAGATTAGTGACAGTTTTGTAATGTTTAGGAGCAGTTACTTTAGTGGAGGAAGTGGAAATTGCTTTGTTAAATTAGTGGAATAGCCTCAATATAAGGCTATACCACTCTTGTACTTTTTTTAGGTTTTGATTAATTGAAAGTTAATTCTCTCTCTGAAATTTTCTCTTTGTCTCTCTCAggtctctctatttctccctactCCCTGTCTAAATTctcctctctctcaattctcagTTCTCTCTCTTAATCAGTCTGATTCTTCCCCCTTTCCCTCTCTATTTAtctctctttcaattctctcaTCAAAGGAATTACAATCAAGCTCGGGTtcctgacaaattggtatcagagcagtctgGTTCTTGACTGGATCTAGGTGTTTCCAATTAGATTTTGAAGGCAAGCAGTACAAGGCAATTTCTAGAAGCGGTTTCAGAGACAGTTACCAATTATTGGAAGCAATTTCAGTTGTTGTTCAGGGTGAAGTTGGAAGAAATCGATTGAGGAAATGGCAGAGGAAACCCGCACGAAGCAAATAGAGACAAGATTGGAGGCTATGGAGATGGGTTAGCGACAAACTCAGGAAGAGTTAGGTCGTTGCCAGGAGGAGAACATAGCGACCAATGCTGCCACTAGAGAGGCTGTGCAATTGCTGGAGAAGGATGTAGCAAGCTTTCCTTTCAAGAGTTGCGTCAGAACCTATCTCGACACAAGCAGGCATCCCCCCTCATGCTTCCATGTcacaagaagatgaagaacaaCCAGTAATAGACCACACCATCCAAGTAAGGGGACCCCACCTAAATCACCAACACATGCCCTTACCTAGGTTGGAAATTCCCATGTTTGAGGGTGCTAAACCCAGGTGGTGGGTTAGGAGGTGTGAGAGGTTTTTCCAATATTATCAAGTGGCTGGAAGTCAGAGGATAAACCTTGCAACAGCCTACTTCAATGACATGGCTGATGCATGGTTCCAAGGGTAGACCAAAGTGAGAGATGAGACAAATTGGGCAGACTTTGTGGAGGACTTTCGTATAAGGTTTGGTGAGAAACCTATAACAGACACAATCGAGGAGTTCGATAAGTTTAAGCAAGAAGGGTCGGTGATAGACTAACAAGCCCattttgaagaattaaggtctCTAATGATGAATGCACATCCTACCTTGACTGaagattattttgtttttagtttcaTTAGCGGACCTAATGATGAATTAAGGGTAGTGGTTAAGATGATGCAGCTTGCAATTGTCAAGCAGGCTCCTGAGAAGGCAAGATTACAAGAAATGGACTTGGAAGCAATCTTTAAAAGGCACTACATCCCAACGGGAATTCAACCTTCAACAGATCAATAGTCGGATGAAAATCTGGGGACTAGAACATCAGGATGGAATCCAAGGGTTAATACTTTAGCAAAATCCCTGGCCATCCATGGACCAGAGGAGGCAATTTGGGTTGTGCTACAGGTGTGGAGAAAAATTCAGTCCAAGCCACCAATGCAATAGGCAATTGTTGTCTATGGAGGGattggaggaaggagaagaaggcaaAGATGATGCAGGGGTGGGATGAAGGACTAGCCGCTgagatttcttgaggacaagaaatcttAGAGGGGGAAGGAATATCACAATTTAGgttagttatattttatttttatttctacaaAATAGTATTAGTTAGTTATTTACAAATTAATGACGGTTGTGTAGTGTTTAGGAGCAATTACTCTAGTGGAGGAAGTGGAAATTGCTTTGTTAAAGTAGTGGAATAGCCTCTATATAAGGCTATACCACTCTTGTACGTTTTTTAGGTTTTGATTAATTGAAagttaattctctctctctaaaattctctctttgtctctcttgggtctctctatttctccataCTCCTTGTCTAaattctcctttctctctctcagttcTCCCTCTTAATCAGTctatttctttccctttttcctctctttttctccctctctttcaattctctTATCAAAGGAATTACAGTCAAGCTCAGGTTCTTGACACGTGTATTGAACAGAAAGTTGTCTTCCAAATATATAGCATACATGTATGCACGAATGATGATAGGCAGCAAAGAAGGAAGTCCAAACACATCAACTCTATAGAATAACCATCAAATTGCTTACTGGACAAGAAGAATCCGTCCACTTAGAAATACAAGAGCAGTGAAAAGAATGATTGCAGATGGTTGTGAGAATTCCACTCATGTCTTGATCCAGCTTCTCTGCAGCAAAGGACAGAAATAGATGTGtaccaaattaaatatttcccTATCATAAAATAGATATGGCTAATTGGTGTGTGTGCACACacgtgcttgtgtgtgtgtgtgtgtgtgtgagagagagagagagagagagagagattataaaAAGTAAAGATAATGGTTAAATTACTTAGTTACCcaaaattattgaagaaaataatgTCCTCAttgcaaataattaattaatttacttatcGAAGTCATTGTATAGCAATTGTTAAATGAATTGTCTCAACGTGGTTATTGGCTTCATATgagatttctttcttttatttattactattattttttattttttggtgtgtgtgtgtggtggtggggggggggggtgtgtagagagagagagagaattcattACTGCATTACCAGAAgggaaggaaaacaaaatatatcagGCATAAACAaggaataacaaaaaaaaacaaaaaaggatgGGGATCATCTCAGCCAAGCTGGATGAGAGCCatccaaggaaaaagaaaaccaGGAGACATTACACAAAGCATACTAAGAAACAAGACCATAACACAAGCTGCAAATAATGTTGGGATAGCAAAACAGCCAATCAGCAGCTGCCATTGTAGAGATAACAACCAGCACCTGAAACAGAAGCACACATCCAAACACCAACAATCAACAGCATTTTTCCCACTTGATAGCAGCTGCAAAATGAGGCTGAGACCTACCATACCCTGTTGGAGGGGGAGTTGTTCATAGAATCATAGACCTAGCAGCCTGACAAAAAAAGAAGGGTTGGGACACACAAAGAAGTAGGGGGACAGGTTGGAGGATTCATTTGAAATTATAGAAATTGAATTACACAAGTAGGCcaataattaaagaataaactGACCATACACCCTCTGAACTTTGGCCCTTTAGCCTAGACACCCGGTGAACTTTAAAATTTGCCCAATCAGTCCCTGAGCTTTCTAAAGTTAGCCATGACACTTCCTCAAAGGGGCCAAAGTTCAGCGGGTGTTGTGGCTAATTCAAGGGTGCTATGGGTGATTTTGGAAAGTTCAGGAATTGATAGgacaatatttaaaattaaagggTGTCCAAGGCCAAATGACCAAAGTTCAGGAGGTGTCCGGTCAGTTTATCCATAATTAAAAGAGTTAATATGCTTAGAATTCTTAGATATGTTCATGTTTTGTGGGATCTACACATGGCTACATGCACTTATATGAGACTGTATTTTATATTACGGAATGCAATTAGGCTCATGTTTCACGGGATCTACATGGACTTAATGTGAGTTTTAGATTTCTGAATGCCATCAGATATGCACCTATATGAGTTTGTTGTAAGCAGAAGTTTTATTAAGTTTGGAGTTCTTTACAATATGAAGCAGCCAGGATGTGAACATAGCATGAATGCCATATAAACACccatatatgtttatgttaaaaaaaatgcaGGACATGGCAGgctaagaatataaaatataaaaatatgaaataactaTATCTATATcacatatacataaaaaattacttaaatataatgaaaaagcAATATAGCACTACTAAGAAAACCATAATTCCCATGCCttaattctcaaacatttttttttatggaagaTCTTAAATATCCAACATAACTTTCACACAACAATCACATGCtataaaaaatgagagagaaacagagtggagaaaagaaaaaaaatgttagaCGAGAGAATAAAgcaaagaaaatcataattataCATAATGACAACCCAAAAGTTCTTAAAATTGCATTATAACCCCCAAAGTAGTGTGCATGTCCTATTTTCCGAATAAGCATGCCCCTAGCAGATTAACAATGTATCCACAGCGTACCAGTGGCATGTCTGGccaaaagaaattattaataaaaaaatcaaacacacTAGACAATAAATATGACATGTGCCTAATGCTGATTACAAAAAGGGTGCTCAGACAATTATCTCCATTGAATTTTGAAACTCTAAGAAACTTGAGGGTGCCAAACATGTGTTTcataagaaagagaaaaagttCGTGAGTGTGTATGAGAGAACTGGCTGCAGTTAATGCAGGGGAAAAAGATTGAGCAGTACTTTTAGATCTCTTTACTAGGAGTGTTTCAGGTTTGGCCCAACTGCATcataatacttaaaaaatgtCAATAAAATGTCGATTCTAGAACCATTATCACCTCCTAAGTTCCTAAGGAGACAATACAAACACCGTAAAAACATTACTAACTCAACCATCCCAGTGTTTTCAAAAGCCCTAAGCACAAAAGGCCTATGGAGCTTCAGCGCAAAGCACACACTTAATCAAAGTAAAGCACACATAAACGAGATAGGgtataaacttttataaatatacaaaatataaactatccaaaaactaaataagaatgagggttgtgaatttgaaaaatgattcatttatattttatacccGTTTACAAGTCCAtacaaccataaaaaaaaaaaagcataaggTAAAAAATTATCCCCAATTTACACCTATCCCAATCAATCAACCCCTAATTTAGAGCAATCCCCAAACAAAACAATCAATCCTTAATTTACAATCAATCAACAATCCATAATTTATAGCAATCAGAAATTAATCATCTATCCCCTAATTTACAACGATCAAGAATACATTAGCCATCcctaatttacatttaattacatGTTTCCGTCAATATTTTTTGCTTGGTAAATATAGTcgagtctttttttttttttaaatgtatacGTGATTTTATCCATTCAAGCAACCACATCATTGGAAAGATTTACATAAATTCAACCATTTATATTGtctgatataaaaaaaaaaaaaaaaaaagcatatcTCTGAAGCGTGCTTTTTGAGCTTCAAAGTTCAGCTAGAAGAGCAACTTAAGCCCGCCTTAATTGCGGTCAGCTAAAGTTATTCAGCTTCACACACAAAAAGCTCTAAGCATGCTGCGCTTTGTGTTAAGCGCAGTTTTTTAAACACTGAACGATCCAACAGAGAACGCTATCAATCTGAAGGCAGATCCCTAAGTGAAGTCATGACTTTTCCCGAgaagcgcccccccccccccccccccaaaaaaaaaaaaaaaaaaatgaggaacATACTTAGTCAGGTCTGTTATTTGCAATTTGATGAGCagcttttcattttttcttatttccttatttcATATGTAAACATCACAAAATCTCACTAAAAAGATATAGAATATGATTTTGACCCAATGAAAGAACAAAGAAGTCTACTGGAGTTCATAACATAGCAAATCCTATTGCCAAGCAATAGATTTCTGTTAGCATGCATCAACATCATAGCACTAAAAAGAAGACTATCAATGTGCCAATCTGAAGATTAGGAACAGTCCCAGACAGGCTGCATATATAGGATGCTCTAATTACCATTATGAAACTAAAGATAAGAACATAATTTGccaaaatgaaaacaagaaacATACCAAGACAGACCGGACATGTGGGCTGCTCTGTAGAGCTTATAGGGGAAGTTTGTGCATGTTCAATTGAGCCCGTGTACTGCACATCAACTGTGTAAAGTACATGGCAAGCATCCACCTGTATTCAGGAGAACATATAATATGGGGATGGCTAATAAAGGAACACTAAAATTCTGGAGAGAACTTTTTGCAgttaatggaaaataatatacaaaaaagCATAGCAAACCTCAAGGGAGGAAAAACGTCTCCCATTGAAATGAGTGTAGAAAGCATCGGTTGAGCTCTGATCATCAAACCTTATCAAAATGCTGTACTTATCCTCCACCCCATCATTCCTAGACCATCAAAAAGTGATAGGACACAATCAAAACCAGATTTGACAAATAACCAGATGCATCTAGTTTTGTGTTAAAGGCATTAAGCTTTAAATTGGACCTGACAATTCGCATTTCCAACATATGCTGAATGAATGAACCACAAAACTGACAGAAATCTGCATATGTCATGTGGTTTGGCACTCCTAGGACACAAACTAGAGCTTTCCTTCCAACCTTATATAGCATTGGAAAAAGATAAAGACAATGAGTAAAT
This window harbors:
- the LOC127790802 gene encoding BRAP2 RING ZnF UBP domain-containing protein 2, producing the protein MLEETSSSAGASVGVSSEDVFRLPTAMIPGDSTSPSSSSSVPDVTQTLHFSSGNPRIEETRGVMRLFRDDFVSPSSRLPVGRKALVCVLGVPNHMTYADFCQFCGSFIQHMLEMRIVRNDGVEDKYSILIRFDDQSSTDAFYTHFNGRRFSSLEVDACHVLYTVDVQYTGSIEHAQTSPISSTEQPTCPVCLEKLDQDMSGILTTICNHSFHCSCISKWTDSSCPVCRYCQQQPEKSICFVCQTSENLWICVICGFVGCGRYKEGHAIRHWKDTQHCYSLELETRRVWDYAGDNYVHRLIQSKTDGKLVELNHYCTDADDSCGNCCTTDPGYNEALLNSKVETIVNEYNDLLTSQLENQKIYFESLLRGVEEETEREISEAVKKAVSGNQKLQKMQAKLDKCVKEKKFLDEINENLLKNQEIWKVQMVEIETREKKAIKLKDDKIRELEEQLSNLMASLEFKAGNGEGEPPESGETKERDVSPVRVESSQSSSTAEAASR